The Candidatus Zymogenaceae bacterium genome includes a window with the following:
- a CDS encoding methyl-accepting chemotaxis protein: MEPGKKERITIGRRMIIYLMIIVLTVLTLGIEFMREVGDENLRGMILDNAALLTAGSITEAEAIEPLVRLRNKVMLLLAIQVLITSVVLVIFVKKITLPLRRMFRVGDRISTGDLKEAMPVYTNDEIGRMGEFINDLISDFGEVVGHVRIFASSGLDSLDDIQACLIDPNGTEAPAYRETEHLRRSLVQLHEMTEEFTLFSVEPEGKWNL, translated from the coding sequence ATGGAGCCGGGGAAGAAAGAACGGATTACCATCGGCAGACGGATGATCATATATCTCATGATCATCGTTCTGACCGTACTCACCCTGGGCATCGAGTTCATGCGGGAGGTTGGCGATGAGAACCTGCGGGGAATGATATTGGATAATGCGGCTCTTCTGACTGCGGGAAGCATCACGGAAGCCGAGGCGATAGAGCCGTTGGTCCGCCTCAGGAACAAGGTTATGCTGCTTCTTGCCATACAGGTGCTTATTACAAGCGTGGTGCTGGTCATCTTTGTCAAGAAGATCACCCTGCCGTTGAGGCGTATGTTCCGGGTCGGCGACCGCATCTCCACGGGCGACTTGAAGGAGGCGATGCCGGTCTATACCAACGATGAAATCGGCAGGATGGGGGAATTCATTAACGATCTCATCAGCGATTTCGGCGAGGTGGTGGGCCATGTCCGGATTTTCGCCTCCTCCGGCTTGGATTCCCTGGACGATATACAGGCGTGCTTGATAGATCCGAACGGTACAGAGGCCCCGGCATATCGGGAGACGGAACATCTCAGGCGGAGCCTTGTGCAGTTACATGAAATGACGGAAGAGTTTACCCTGTTTTCCGTGGAGCCGGAAGGAAAATGGAATTTGTGA
- a CDS encoding sulfite exporter TauE/SafE family protein produces the protein MEFLAQSSANWFMFPISILVAMTATGSGFGGGIIFLPIFVYFLGMTVPESVGTGMVTELVGMSSALVGYVRQRQIEFNIAFPMIMLTIPGVIIGLHLALVTNEAILKVFFGLIVVGCAIWTFVSMAEKKYGNREGLGTEEIYPFAWVPFLGGLSSGLSSVGTAETIFPVLERVYKLNVHRAVATTVMVEAIAGYVATSINIWEGQIRWDVAIFTMTGVLCGGQLGPILNRFAPEAVLKILFSMFVLLTGAKMIADNLSIIIEMMY, from the coding sequence ATGGAATTTCTCGCCCAGTCGTCGGCAAACTGGTTTATGTTTCCGATTTCCATCCTGGTGGCGATGACCGCCACTGGAAGCGGATTCGGCGGCGGGATTATCTTTCTGCCCATTTTTGTATATTTTCTAGGCATGACCGTGCCCGAGAGCGTCGGCACCGGCATGGTCACGGAGCTCGTCGGCATGAGCTCCGCGCTGGTGGGATACGTCAGACAGCGTCAAATCGAATTCAATATAGCCTTTCCGATGATCATGCTCACCATACCGGGCGTGATTATCGGTCTTCATCTGGCCCTGGTGACCAACGAGGCGATCCTCAAGGTGTTTTTCGGGCTGATCGTCGTGGGGTGCGCCATATGGACGTTTGTCTCCATGGCGGAAAAGAAATATGGAAATCGGGAGGGTTTGGGAACCGAGGAGATATATCCCTTCGCGTGGGTTCCGTTTTTGGGAGGGCTCTCCAGCGGACTCTCCTCGGTGGGTACGGCGGAGACCATCTTCCCGGTTCTGGAGCGTGTCTACAAACTCAACGTGCACCGGGCGGTGGCGACCACCGTGATGGTGGAGGCCATTGCCGGATACGTGGCCACATCAATCAATATCTGGGAGGGCCAGATACGTTGGGATGTGGCGATATTTACCATGACCGGCGTGTTGTGCGGCGGGCAGCTTGGGCCGATTTTAAACAGGTTCGCTCCGGAGGCGGTTCTCAAGATACTGTTTTCCATGTTTGTGCTGCTCACAGGCGCCAAGATGATCGCTGACAACCTCAGTATTATTATAGAAATGATGTATTAG
- a CDS encoding HAMP domain-containing protein, whose amino-acid sequence MNEINGEGGSSWNGVDRRREKQRKGERRKHNWRDVQKKGERRFGVERRKSERRKSAKEKRQSAIFSDLKKKLLIYFLLVVFVCIAITVELIIEVGEPKLTDQITEIIMVQAEEHTALDAVAGFNFESIYEPLNHLQIRMIIVLGIVLAAVFLTLFFFIKDVAGPLDEMVQTAKEISRGNLAKTVPVYTKDEIGQLGGIINDITADFQEVLLMVGKISLSAADATDVIHNRVEVLKEKQISDEIQQQLNVLYKDIRELKSLVESFSFYQIDLDKL is encoded by the coding sequence ATGAACGAAATAAATGGCGAGGGCGGCTCATCCTGGAACGGTGTTGATCGTCGGAGGGAAAAACAGAGAAAAGGAGAGAGAAGGAAACATAACTGGCGGGATGTGCAAAAAAAGGGTGAGCGTCGCTTCGGCGTGGAACGCAGGAAAAGTGAACGGAGGAAATCCGCGAAAGAGAAGCGTCAAAGCGCCATTTTCAGCGATCTGAAGAAAAAGCTGTTGATATATTTCCTGCTGGTGGTGTTCGTCTGTATCGCCATTACGGTGGAGTTGATTATCGAGGTGGGCGAGCCGAAGCTGACCGATCAGATCACCGAGATCATCATGGTTCAGGCCGAGGAACACACAGCTTTGGATGCTGTGGCGGGTTTTAATTTCGAGTCGATATATGAACCGCTGAATCACCTGCAGATACGTATGATCATTGTTTTGGGAATAGTGCTGGCGGCGGTCTTCTTAACCCTGTTTTTCTTTATCAAGGACGTGGCCGGTCCCCTGGACGAGATGGTACAGACGGCGAAGGAGATTTCCCGGGGAAATCTCGCAAAGACGGTGCCGGTGTATACGAAAGACGAGATAGGTCAGCTGGGTGGCATCATTAATGATATAACCGCGGATTTTCAGGAAGTTTTATTGATGGTTGGAAAGATCAGCCTATCCGCGGCGGACGCTACCGATGTTATTCATAACCGGGTGGAAGTACTCAAGGAAAAGCAAATCAGTGATGAAATTCAACAGCAGCTCAATGTCCTCTACAAGGACATCCGAGAGCTCAAATCGCTGGTGGAATCCTTTAGTTTCTACCAGATCGATCTTGACAAACTGTAA
- a CDS encoding response regulator → MPRTVLVVDDSTFMRNRIKEALLDDDIEVVGEAKDGDEAVELFRRLQPDLVTMDVTMRNTDGFTAAETILKDNPDARVILLTLRQEEEKHFLEEAAEKMGIRAVILKPFTPEELKATVVRVLNE, encoded by the coding sequence ATGCCCAGGACCGTGTTAGTTGTCGATGACTCGACCTTCATGCGAAACCGTATTAAAGAGGCGCTGTTGGACGACGATATCGAAGTGGTGGGAGAGGCAAAGGACGGCGATGAAGCCGTGGAGTTGTTTCGCCGGCTTCAGCCGGACCTGGTCACGATGGATGTGACCATGCGAAATACCGACGGCTTTACCGCAGCGGAAACGATCCTCAAGGATAATCCGGACGCCCGCGTAATACTGCTGACCCTCCGACAGGAGGAGGAAAAGCATTTTCTTGAAGAGGCGGCGGAAAAAATGGGGATCAGAGCGGTGATCTTGAAGCCCTTTACCCCCGAGGAGCTCAAGGCCACCGTGGTCCGGGTCCTGAACGAATGA
- a CDS encoding methyl-accepting chemotaxis protein codes for MSIRLKLIVLMIVIALVPMLTISIMAYQRVKSDTNTLIESELTSLSNAAGGIITEFFAERRSDHRTFASYAEFEQPLVTGEFFITVTLFESLKAERTRFLHDIMYIDNSGVCKASTFPENIGNSFINEDWFSEAIGNNDPDNVVVKYYEDPIHGHILIALSGPVIKGGVKYGVFVQLIEPNYFTDLLTHTRFGDTGETYIAALDTGYMASESLFVADLIREGLVKETAIFEINISDLESYKRGAELAATVEEYVGGREEERTFGRWEDYRGTDVFGVAIPVPQYNMLIVSESDVAEAYRTLSASRIYATVITLLMAVLVGVVAYFFARNISGPITRYSDQMEALAGAGADLTQRLEVTTSDELGVLAQNFNEFVARLEGIVARVAQGAGTVRNLSQEAGPIAERNASIMTELRGKMNEISDITESEVEASRTALNLISEMAQTALSVQERANAQATNAAQTSSSVNEMASAINELVEQAKGVSAGGLEATAELRRALEIAGTVTTNAAGAAERAENVMSIARAGQEAVQRNEVGIRSISESTEQVFEIVEVINDIAEQTNLLALNAAIEAARAGEHGKGFAVVADEVRKLAERSGEATKEITDLIRAAHRAVEDGTRAAGDVAMELDRILKNAEETTGIARQNANLAREATESLEFGVKSGEEATAMAGTVAEAMTLQLKSIEEVLRSMDDLASLAQEIVELTTEQGRRTQAFEEVIQDVASRSARISESIIEGVQNTSEVVEGAGIVRENAETIQRMAGTNVDLMSQFRFRTADEIAREK; via the coding sequence ATGTCTATTCGGTTAAAACTGATCGTCCTAATGATCGTCATCGCCCTTGTTCCGATGCTGACGATATCGATTATGGCGTATCAGCGAGTCAAATCGGATACCAACACGCTAATCGAGAGTGAGTTGACGTCCCTCTCGAATGCAGCGGGCGGTATCATCACCGAGTTTTTTGCAGAGCGTCGCAGTGACCATCGAACCTTCGCCAGTTACGCGGAATTCGAGCAACCGCTGGTGACCGGAGAGTTCTTCATCACGGTGACGCTCTTTGAGTCCCTGAAGGCGGAGCGAACCCGATTTCTTCACGATATCATGTATATCGACAACTCGGGCGTCTGCAAGGCCAGCACGTTTCCTGAAAACATCGGGAACAGTTTTATCAATGAGGACTGGTTCTCGGAGGCGATTGGCAATAATGACCCGGATAATGTTGTGGTCAAATATTATGAGGACCCCATCCATGGTCATATATTGATCGCTCTGTCCGGCCCGGTTATAAAGGGAGGGGTAAAGTACGGTGTGTTCGTACAGCTTATCGAACCGAATTATTTCACGGATCTCCTCACTCACACGAGATTCGGTGACACCGGTGAAACCTATATCGCAGCCCTGGATACCGGGTACATGGCCTCTGAGTCTCTCTTCGTTGCTGACCTGATACGTGAGGGACTGGTGAAAGAGACGGCGATCTTCGAGATCAACATCTCTGATCTGGAAAGCTACAAGCGAGGCGCCGAGCTGGCCGCTACCGTAGAGGAATACGTGGGCGGCAGAGAGGAGGAGCGTACTTTCGGCAGATGGGAGGACTACCGGGGTACGGACGTATTCGGCGTGGCCATCCCCGTTCCCCAGTACAACATGCTCATTGTCTCGGAATCTGACGTTGCGGAAGCCTACCGTACCCTGTCCGCCTCGCGAATATACGCCACGGTGATAACGCTTCTCATGGCGGTCCTGGTGGGAGTCGTGGCGTATTTCTTTGCCCGAAACATCTCAGGTCCCATCACCCGGTACTCCGACCAGATGGAGGCGCTGGCCGGCGCCGGCGCTGACCTGACACAGCGACTGGAGGTAACGACAAGTGATGAACTGGGGGTTTTGGCACAGAACTTTAATGAGTTCGTGGCCCGACTGGAGGGCATTGTTGCCCGGGTCGCCCAGGGCGCCGGAACGGTGCGAAACCTCTCCCAGGAAGCGGGGCCTATTGCTGAGAGAAATGCAAGCATTATGACGGAGCTCCGGGGAAAAATGAACGAGATCTCCGATATTACCGAGAGTGAGGTGGAGGCGTCCCGAACGGCCTTGAACCTGATTTCCGAAATGGCCCAAACAGCCCTGTCCGTCCAGGAGCGAGCCAACGCCCAGGCAACAAACGCCGCCCAGACATCTTCGTCGGTCAACGAGATGGCGTCGGCCATCAACGAGCTGGTGGAGCAGGCGAAAGGCGTTTCTGCGGGAGGTCTTGAGGCCACCGCCGAGCTGAGAAGGGCCCTGGAGATTGCCGGTACCGTGACGACAAACGCCGCGGGCGCCGCCGAGCGTGCCGAGAACGTGATGAGTATCGCCAGAGCCGGCCAGGAAGCGGTGCAAAGAAACGAGGTAGGTATTCGATCGATCTCCGAATCCACCGAGCAGGTGTTTGAGATCGTCGAGGTCATCAACGACATCGCCGAGCAAACCAACCTCCTGGCCCTCAACGCCGCCATTGAGGCGGCGAGAGCCGGCGAGCATGGGAAGGGTTTTGCGGTGGTCGCCGACGAGGTCAGGAAACTGGCCGAGCGTTCCGGTGAGGCCACCAAGGAGATTACCGACCTGATCCGAGCAGCGCATCGCGCCGTGGAAGACGGTACCCGGGCCGCCGGAGATGTGGCCATGGAGCTGGACCGGATTCTCAAGAATGCCGAGGAAACCACAGGTATCGCCCGGCAGAATGCAAACCTGGCCCGTGAGGCGACGGAGAGCCTTGAGTTCGGCGTGAAATCCGGCGAGGAGGCCACGGCAATGGCTGGAACGGTCGCCGAGGCCATGACCCTGCAGCTCAAGAGCATCGAGGAGGTGCTTCGCTCCATGGACGACCTGGCGTCTCTGGCCCAAGAAATCGTGGAGTTGACCACCGAGCAGGGACGGAGAACCCAGGCCTTCGAGGAGGTCATTCAGGATGTCGCGAGCCGTTCAGCCCGCATCAGCGAGAGTATTATCGAAGGCGTTCAGAACACCTCGGAGGTGGTTGAGGGAGCCGGTATCGTCCGGGAAAACGCCGAGACGATCCAGCGAATGGCCGGTACCAATGTTGATCTTATGAGCCAGTTCCGGTTCCGCACGGCGGACGAGATCGCGCGGGAGAAGTAG
- a CDS encoding chemotaxis protein CheW, translating to MAEEKRAEGLERAGDMQIVTFFLSNEEFGVDILLVQEIIRPTTITEVPNTPAFLEGVINLRGKVVPVVDLRRRLDLEITPTDKATRIMIIELEEKVTGFIVDSVSKVMSVHTESIQSAPEMVTAGVESEYIYGVSRLEDRLIILLDFSKILTDREREQLTGVE from the coding sequence ATGGCCGAAGAAAAACGGGCCGAGGGGCTCGAAAGAGCGGGGGATATGCAGATTGTTACATTTTTCTTAAGTAACGAGGAATTCGGGGTTGACATCCTTCTGGTCCAGGAGATCATCCGGCCGACTACCATAACCGAGGTACCGAACACACCGGCGTTTCTGGAGGGCGTCATAAACCTTCGCGGAAAGGTGGTGCCGGTGGTGGACCTGCGCCGGCGTCTGGATCTGGAAATTACTCCGACTGACAAAGCCACCCGGATTATGATCATCGAGTTGGAGGAAAAGGTGACCGGTTTTATCGTTGATTCGGTCTCCAAGGTCATGAGCGTTCATACGGAGTCCATTCAGAGTGCGCCTGAAATGGTAACCGCCGGGGTGGAGAGCGAGTATATCTACGGCGTAAGCCGCCTGGAGGACCGGCTGATCATTCTTCTGGATTTTTCCAAGATACTCACCGATCGAGAAAGAGAGCAGTTGACTGGTGTTGAATAA
- a CDS encoding protein-glutamate O-methyltransferase CheR, with product MDIEGVRMVRDYVQEITGLKLKDEQLGIFSRKLAERISELGFETPFTYYLAVKHRYKDIELVNLIDKMKISETFFFREEEQLAALKDRVLPEIAQRVGTRTIRIWSAGCSTGEEAYTLAILCQELKRERPDLPDMKVTIIASDINEIALDSARIGKYSQWAIRHLPSRFMGTYVSTKNGGFEVIPELREMIQFIPINLNDVASWEARRDFHFDVVFCRNVLMYFSDQRVPEVVRGISHVLDENGYLFTASTESLMRHTTIFKPMKIMNTFVYKKRKT from the coding sequence TTGGACATTGAAGGTGTGAGAATGGTCAGGGACTATGTCCAGGAGATAACCGGTTTGAAACTGAAAGATGAGCAGCTGGGGATTTTTTCCAGAAAGCTTGCCGAACGGATTTCAGAGCTCGGTTTTGAGACCCCCTTTACCTACTATCTGGCGGTCAAGCACCGGTATAAAGATATTGAGCTGGTTAATCTGATTGACAAGATGAAAATCAGCGAAACCTTTTTTTTTCGGGAGGAGGAGCAGCTTGCCGCCCTGAAGGATCGGGTGCTTCCGGAAATCGCTCAGAGGGTGGGCACGAGAACGATACGTATCTGGAGTGCGGGATGTTCCACCGGCGAGGAAGCCTATACCTTGGCCATTCTTTGCCAGGAGCTCAAACGTGAGCGGCCGGATCTTCCCGATATGAAGGTCACCATTATCGCCTCGGATATAAACGAGATCGCTCTGGATTCCGCCCGAATCGGCAAATATAGTCAATGGGCGATACGGCACCTCCCCTCTCGATTTATGGGGACCTATGTATCAACGAAAAACGGCGGGTTCGAGGTAATCCCGGAGCTGAGGGAGATGATACAATTCATCCCGATCAATCTCAACGATGTGGCATCATGGGAGGCGCGGCGCGATTTTCATTTTGATGTGGTGTTTTGCCGAAACGTCCTGATGTATTTTTCGGATCAGCGGGTGCCGGAAGTCGTCAGGGGGATTTCCCACGTACTGGATGAGAATGGATATCTTTTTACAGCATCCACCGAATCGCTGATGCGGCACACCACGATATTTAAGCCGATGAAGATAATGAACACATTTGTATATAAAAAACGAAAGACATAG
- a CDS encoding response regulator — translation MYPELLVVDDSKVIRDSLRVIFQSEGFVVDTAENGAEALEMARNNRYKGVITDIFMPVMDGYEFIERIRRIDGYDVIPIIIITVEEEIKKHREKGLKAGANIHLAKPTEPKKLVTHMKMLLGDDLGH, via the coding sequence ATGTATCCTGAACTTCTGGTAGTGGACGATTCCAAGGTGATCCGTGATTCTCTGCGGGTGATTTTTCAATCGGAGGGATTCGTGGTGGATACCGCGGAAAACGGCGCAGAGGCCCTTGAGATGGCCCGGAACAATCGCTACAAAGGCGTTATCACCGATATTTTCATGCCGGTGATGGACGGATATGAGTTTATCGAGAGAATCAGGCGGATAGACGGGTATGACGTAATTCCCATAATAATCATCACGGTGGAAGAGGAAATAAAAAAACACCGGGAAAAGGGCCTCAAGGCGGGCGCCAACATTCACCTGGCGAAGCCGACGGAGCCGAAAAAACTGGTTACACATATGAAGATGCTGTTGGGAGATGATCTTGGACATTGA
- the cheB gene encoding chemotaxis-specific protein-glutamate methyltransferase CheB, with protein sequence MSDTKKVLVVDDDRDLLAFIIKNLKGFSEGYEYIECVSGGDAIEIIRSQDIDILVTDIYMPDVNGFDLLMEVKKHHPEVKVIMMTGYSTPELHSQAFQNGSVGYIEKPFEPKELFSLITSAFERSVGSFKGEMEGIQIPDIIQLNCLARVTNAVSFRSQGREGIIFFENGEIVHAESNGTKGEPALKEILSWPGGQFSTQRNTAPIAKSIHKKWEQLLMENIVTLDEIHRKDFVLDEEIIIDNTEGSFLSTGGRVKVLVVDDSKIIAKGISDILSGDEDVDVVDIARDGKDALVKLAKHRPDVVTMDVNMPEMDGLTALKHIMIMQPTPVVMLSAYTVEGAKTTFDSFRFGAVDFIAKPNSRQDLSLEDQKRNIIEKIKRAAQVRISSIQHIRVTESESDDTDISSHNRADNVVAVGAAMGGYGSMMKMITRFPKDVNAAVLAVQYMPNDIVGPFADYLNTFSQMIVKPAVDGEEIKERVCYITSDGNYMTVVDDSGTKKIRLHERPFDFEHKNSFNMLLLSLAETYGDRAIGVVMTGEHDDGIEGAREVKQMGGLIFAQEEKTCLYPQMPSAVIADGITDGVFPDVSIAFELSKALKKK encoded by the coding sequence ATGAGTGATACAAAAAAAGTTTTAGTGGTGGATGATGACCGGGATCTTCTTGCATTCATCATCAAGAACCTCAAAGGATTCAGTGAAGGATACGAATATATCGAATGCGTATCGGGCGGAGACGCCATCGAAATAATCAGGTCCCAGGACATTGATATATTGGTTACCGATATCTACATGCCCGATGTCAATGGGTTTGATCTCTTAATGGAGGTAAAAAAACACCATCCTGAAGTTAAGGTCATCATGATGACCGGTTATTCAACTCCCGAGCTTCATAGTCAAGCCTTTCAGAACGGGTCTGTGGGGTATATCGAAAAACCCTTCGAACCGAAAGAGCTGTTTAGCCTGATAACAAGCGCCTTTGAAAGGAGCGTCGGAAGCTTCAAGGGGGAAATGGAGGGCATACAAATACCGGACATCATTCAGCTCAACTGCCTGGCCAGGGTGACGAACGCGGTGAGTTTTCGTTCCCAGGGCCGGGAGGGGATAATCTTTTTCGAGAACGGCGAAATAGTTCATGCGGAATCGAACGGGACCAAAGGCGAGCCCGCCTTGAAGGAGATACTGTCGTGGCCCGGTGGTCAATTTTCCACACAACGAAACACCGCTCCCATTGCCAAGTCCATTCATAAGAAGTGGGAACAATTGTTGATGGAAAACATAGTTACCCTCGACGAGATACACCGAAAGGATTTTGTGTTGGATGAGGAAATCATCATCGACAACACGGAAGGATCTTTTCTTTCGACCGGGGGAAGGGTGAAGGTGCTGGTGGTGGACGACTCCAAGATCATCGCCAAGGGGATTTCTGATATTCTCTCCGGTGACGAGGATGTCGACGTTGTGGATATCGCCCGGGACGGCAAGGACGCCCTGGTGAAGCTCGCCAAGCATCGGCCTGATGTGGTGACGATGGACGTCAATATGCCGGAAATGGACGGATTGACCGCCCTCAAGCATATTATGATCATGCAGCCGACGCCGGTGGTGATGCTGTCGGCGTATACGGTGGAGGGCGCAAAAACGACCTTCGATTCGTTTCGCTTCGGCGCGGTGGATTTCATCGCCAAGCCCAATTCCCGTCAGGACCTGAGTCTCGAAGATCAGAAAAGGAACATCATCGAAAAGATCAAACGGGCCGCTCAGGTCAGGATCAGCTCCATCCAACACATTCGAGTAACGGAAAGTGAAAGCGACGACACCGATATCTCGTCGCACAACCGGGCCGATAACGTGGTGGCCGTCGGGGCCGCAATGGGCGGGTATGGTTCAATGATGAAGATGATCACCAGATTCCCGAAAGATGTGAACGCCGCGGTGCTGGCGGTGCAGTACATGCCGAACGATATTGTCGGACCTTTTGCCGATTATCTCAACACCTTTTCCCAAATGATCGTCAAACCCGCCGTCGACGGTGAGGAGATTAAAGAGAGAGTCTGTTACATTACGTCCGACGGCAATTACATGACCGTTGTCGATGACAGCGGCACAAAGAAAATAAGACTCCATGAACGTCCTTTCGACTTCGAACATAAAAACTCCTTCAATATGCTTTTGCTTTCCCTGGCGGAGACCTATGGAGACAGGGCCATCGGAGTGGTTATGACCGGGGAACATGACGATGGGATTGAGGGCGCCCGGGAGGTAAAACAGATGGGTGGATTGATATTCGCCCAGGAGGAGAAGACATGCCTCTATCCCCAGATGCCGTCGGCGGTGATCGCGGACGGTATTACCGACGGCGTATTTCCGGATGTCAGCATTGCTTTTGAGCTTTCAAAGGCATTGAAAAAAAAGTAA
- a CDS encoding response regulator, whose translation MVDKNIRVVIVDDAEFMRKELTRLLESDENIKVVGYGKTGQEGIEAVKTLKPDVVTLDIDMPEMDGITALKHIMIECPTPVVVVSALTHQGDVTFESLRLGVVDFLPKPSGSVSRNIESQKEELIHRIKIASTVDVENIRRVKIQELSDRPQVENAPWTKKRIIVVGTSLGGPNHIIRLVHHLPRDFKTPILISQDISPMILESFVEKFNTVSPLNVVVAADKTILRQSTVYVNSLSNNIGIHEDIFEDTFYIESRPTEGKPIDAMMISAAEIFESGTIGMLIAGVNQDGVKGIEEVYRRGGTTLVQSYETHFLPDSDRDVLERGLITQVINDFHDIPILKNDL comes from the coding sequence ATGGTAGATAAAAATATCAGGGTTGTGATCGTCGATGACGCGGAGTTCATGCGAAAAGAGCTCACCAGGCTCCTGGAGTCCGACGAGAATATCAAGGTGGTGGGATACGGGAAGACGGGACAGGAGGGGATCGAGGCCGTCAAAACCCTGAAGCCGGACGTGGTGACCCTTGATATCGACATGCCGGAAATGGACGGTATTACCGCGCTTAAGCATATTATGATCGAATGCCCCACGCCCGTTGTCGTGGTCAGCGCGCTGACCCATCAGGGGGACGTGACGTTCGAGAGTCTCAGACTCGGCGTTGTTGATTTTCTGCCGAAGCCGTCCGGATCGGTATCTCGAAATATTGAGTCCCAGAAGGAGGAATTGATACACCGTATAAAGATCGCGTCCACCGTTGATGTGGAGAATATCAGGCGGGTGAAAATCCAGGAATTATCCGATCGCCCACAGGTGGAGAATGCTCCATGGACGAAAAAGAGAATTATTGTCGTCGGGACATCTCTGGGCGGTCCGAACCATATTATCAGGCTGGTGCACCATCTGCCGAGGGACTTCAAAACACCAATACTCATCAGTCAGGATATTTCGCCGATGATACTCGAATCGTTTGTTGAAAAATTCAATACGGTATCTCCCCTCAATGTGGTTGTCGCCGCCGACAAAACGATTCTCAGGCAATCAACGGTGTATGTAAACTCACTCTCCAACAATATCGGCATTCATGAGGACATCTTTGAAGACACGTTTTATATAGAGAGTAGACCTACTGAAGGAAAACCCATAGATGCCATGATGATATCCGCGGCTGAAATCTTCGAGTCGGGAACGATCGGCATGCTCATTGCCGGGGTGAATCAGGATGGAGTAAAGGGTATTGAGGAGGTGTATCGAAGGGGAGGAACGACCCTTGTTCAGAGTTACGAGACGCACTTTCTCCCGGATTCGGACCGGGATGTCCTGGAACGGGGTCTGATAACCCAGGTGATCAATGATTTTCATGATATTCCTATTTTAAAGAACGATCTATAG
- a CDS encoding response regulator: protein MHATNNGILIVHEESAYADYLKNKILEDYPEITIETVNSAENALERINDRGFDLILSDIALTGMGGMNFFFKLRELHPELKVVLLYEYISEKEKTLLDRGGVFGCLEKPFVMESLQELVREVLG from the coding sequence ATGCATGCCACCAACAACGGAATTCTGATAGTACATGAGGAAAGCGCATACGCCGATTACCTGAAAAATAAAATCCTCGAGGATTATCCGGAAATTACGATAGAAACCGTGAACAGCGCGGAAAACGCCCTGGAAAGAATTAATGACCGGGGATTTGACCTTATTCTCTCGGATATCGCACTCACCGGTATGGGGGGAATGAATTTTTTTTTCAAACTGCGGGAACTCCATCCGGAGCTCAAGGTTGTACTCCTCTATGAATATATCAGTGAAAAGGAAAAAACGTTATTGGACAGGGGGGGAGTGTTCGGCTGTCTCGAAAAACCGTTTGTGATGGAGAGTCTTCAGGAGTTAGTTCGCGAGGTACTCGGATGA